The DNA segment ATTTTTTTTATATTTTGATTATGAATTTCAGTTTGCCTATTATTATCAGAAAACCATGGTGCGTAAATTCCCATTAATGATGGATAAGCTGCTAAAATTACTTTAGCTCCTTCCTTTCCAGCATATTTAGAAATGTCTTTTAAATATTTCTCCATTATTTCCCATGCAGGAGAATTTATCGAAATCGTGTAATTTTTTCTAGGATATGGAACGATGATCTCACCTTTAGCAAGAGATAACGTTATAAAATTATTCTTGCCTCGTGATGATGAGAGATAACGCTCCCGGATTTCATAAGCCCCATTGATAGCAGCAGTTAGTGCCCATGAGAATTTTAATATATCCACCCCTTTTATTCTGGGAGCCTGCCCTAAATATTCTTTCCAGTTTAGTCCCCTGTTAAAATGCATAAAGTGTGATCTGGATTCCGAAATATCGTTACAAAGACAAAGATTAATAATTACAAGCTTATGTGATATTTTACGATCCACAATAAATTTTTTATATGCATCTCGGTAATGACCAACGCTATATCCACTAAAACCAAGATTTCGTACTGTAAATCCTTCCTTACGAATAATATTTCCTAAGTCCTGCTTGGCATTTAATGCAATCGTGACTGAATCACCCAGTAAGATGATCTCAGGTTTTTGACTAAGTAAGTCATTGCGGTATCCATCTTTATCTATAGAAACCCATGGCATCTTATTAATCTTTAACCCTGGAGTGTAGGAGTATATAAGACCTTCACCCTGAATGCTCTCATTTGTCATTAACCCATGTTCAGCAAGCTTATAATTCCTAACATGGATTGGAAGTAACTTTGTCACACCGATTGGGAGGTCTGCAACAAGTACGCGGAGAACAACCTCCACACCTAAAACAATTAAACAAATGTTAATTATCAAAACATTATTAATAAAAATAAGTCGTTGATTTAATAGAGAAAATAATAGGTAAATAGCAACCAAACCTAAAGCGGCAATGGTTAGGAATCGTGGGAGAGAAAAAATAAAAATATACGGATTTTCAGATTTCTCAAATATTACGATAAGCAGAAACAAGCAAATGATGCAAATTGCGATGGATGGAAAGTGAACCAAAAATTTAATTTTTTTTTCTAACATTTACTAGAAAATTCAAAATTCATAAAACCGAATAATTATTCCATTGAAGTGTGAACTGGTCCCACATTGTCGGACAGTTCGGCAGTTTAGTAAAGGTGTATCCCTATTGCTGATCATGCTGCCAAAATTCTATGTATCACATTTTGCTGCTGTTGTGGATCCTGTGGGGATGTGGGTAACCCGCTGCATCGCTTCCTATTCTGTCATCTCACCTGTTACCCGCCGAGAAAATGTTCGGAGTGCGCGGAGTGACGATACCGACGACAGTGTGGTCAACGCATACTTTTGCGCTAGCCACGACACCAGGCGATATTCAGCAAACTCCCGGTACTCACCTCGCGGTTCACTACTTACCAGAACTCCCAAGGGTACGCCGGATAAACATGTGCTTTTCTCCGGTAGGTGGACAACAAAGGTCCTACGCGCAGGTGATCGTGTCAACGTTCAAGCTTATACGAAATTTAAGAAACCTTAACTAGTCAATGGAAGGGCTAAAGGGTTTATTTTGAGTGATGGCATCCTATCGTAGTCATGGGCATGCAATGGTATGTGGCAGTCTGATACACGAGTGTCGGTCAAAGCATCTAACTAGATTCCGTCGCAAGGAAACCGTCTTCAATGATAAACGCCATGCGCCGAGCCAGTTCAATACGTGTCACTGAAACTTCCTGATTGATCGTGACGTTTGTATCCCGTTTATCTCTAGCGTTAGGAAATGCGCCAACGTGCCGACCCAGCATCTCGAGGGCGCGAAGCTTGTCGCCCAACTCAAACTCATTGTTATAGCCGACCACATCGCCGTCACCGTTCAATACCTCGGTTGTCTTTACTTTCTTAATGGCTGTCAGTTGTTCAGGTGCGATGCCATCTAGCGTCGTGGTTGCCTTGCCGTTTTCACCTATCTCTAGGAAGTCACCAATATTGGCGAATGCGACCCGTGCCAGTTCACAAAGTACGTTTTCTAATGTGATATTCAGCTTCTTAAGAGCAGGTGCGCGGAGTTCAGCTATTCTTGTAGCGATCTTGGGGTTATCCATAAGTTGTTTTGCAGCCCTGTTGACGGTTGCCGGCTTCATCTTTGAACAGTCATAAGCACTTCGATAAGCTGCGGTCGCATCAGGGATATTTGGATCTATAACTGCTAAGCAGAAAGCCTCTTGTTTGGCCGTTGGCTTGTTAATCTTTGCCATATCATGGGTCCACTTGCTCATCTGTCGATGGGCAATCAACGATGATTCCCACTGTGCAAAGTGCCTTGATCGCTTCCCGCCGTCTCCGACCCATCCAAGCCGTATGGCATCCGTGGTGAAGCCAAGCATGCCGCCTGCCGCCTGTTAGAAACGGCACCGCATCGTTACCGATTCTCCCAATAGGGTCCCCACATTGGGCACACTCGTCCCCATTAAGGTTTGGGGGAGGAGTAAGATTCATCCAATGGATGATGGTGGCCTCGAACGCTTGCCGCTCGGCTTCGAATCGGTCTAGTTCGCCGTCATACTCCAGTATGGCGGCACGTTCGGAATACCATTCTAGCCAGTTTGTGGGATCGATGTTTTGAGGCGCTCCGAAGGATTTAGGGGAAACCCTGCACATGTGCAGCTTATCGCTACCGTCACGTAGCAATGAGACAATTTCCGGCTTGTGCGCCCGAAGTTCCGAAATCAATGTATCGGGTAATGGTGCTGGCGCACTTAGGGCTAAATCATCACCGTCCAGGGCAATGCTTCCACCCAGTTCACGGGTACGGTTTATGGCGGCTAAAACCACTTGTTTCATAGCTTCACACCCCACTCACCCGCTGTTTGGGGGTTTCTATCCGCTACTCCG comes from the Rhodospirillaceae bacterium genome and includes:
- a CDS encoding terminase small subunit; protein product: MAKINKPTAKQEAFCLAVIDPNIPDATAAYRSAYDCSKMKPATVNRAAKQLMDNPKIATRIAELRAPALKKLNITLENVLCELARVAFANIGDFLEIGENGKATTTLDGIAPEQLTAIKKVKTTEVLNGDGDVVGYNNEFELGDKLRALEMLGRHVGAFPNARDKRDTNVTINQEVSVTRIELARRMAFIIEDGFLATESS